The following proteins come from a genomic window of Candidatus Hinthialibacter antarcticus:
- the infB gene encoding translation initiation factor IF-2: MRINQIARKFGIDNKDILEYLETIGMPGRSHSSSLDDGTMELLLQHFGKTSEPKKEETQKDNNRFARIRRPKGWKPEDEKPEEEDEDDGIEPSLAPPVEAGSAQTAPAGQAAQTTPITPQRDFTKKDHKKSAKKKKHPAEKKQKLKTIALEPKLKPGAEPEIIIEAPEITGEEIVEDKSPVPAADVESKTPTDPEEVIRREIQKLKQKQKKASEASEPKKDQGGRRPQRPQRRQQQPTGRTSRGKRAWKREKRERLENQIAADEQRRQRDLTVLKVHEATTLADIANGLSIDANELIGKLISLGVMAAINQRLDEDTIQIIAEEYGFEVEKVDLSGIDVFSQMWENDVVEERRVKRPPVVTIMGHVDHGKTKLLDAVRKTDVVSQEAGGITQHIGAYHVQTKAGEVVFLDTPGHAAFTAMRARGAMVTDIVILVVSAVEGVMPQTIEALHHAKAAGVPIIVAINKIDLENANLDRVKKQLSEKGLLAEDWGGDAIVAPISAITGEGVNDLLDSIILQSEMMELKADPECRGRGAIVEGRLEQGRGAVATLLIQQGTIRVGDPFVSGVYSGRVRAMMNDKGEPIESAGPSMPVEILGLEKVPSAGDPFQVVSDDSQAKQISARLMQIQRERELRQQHKVTLEDLHLQIQSGEVKDLRVIVKGDVHGSVDALCDSLMKIESDKVRVEILHNGVGAISESDIMLASASNAIIIGFNVQPHPNVRDLAKSEHVDINTYRVIYEVVDDIRKAMTGMLDKTFVEKIMGRGEIREVFRLSKGLSIAGSYVQEGLLQRNARCRLLRDSVIVHEGKLTSLKRFKEDAREVKFGMECGVGFERFNDVRVGDVVECYQVEEVAATL, translated from the coding sequence ATGAGGATCAACCAGATCGCCCGGAAATTCGGCATCGACAACAAGGACATCCTGGAATATCTCGAAACCATCGGGATGCCGGGGCGAAGCCATAGTTCCTCGCTTGATGATGGGACCATGGAACTCTTGTTGCAACATTTCGGGAAAACCTCAGAGCCCAAAAAAGAAGAAACGCAAAAAGACAATAACCGGTTTGCGCGCATTCGGCGTCCCAAAGGCTGGAAACCCGAAGATGAAAAGCCTGAGGAAGAGGACGAGGATGACGGCATTGAGCCGTCACTAGCGCCTCCTGTCGAAGCCGGTTCCGCTCAAACTGCGCCGGCCGGACAAGCAGCGCAAACGACGCCGATTACGCCGCAAAGAGATTTTACGAAAAAAGACCATAAAAAATCAGCCAAGAAGAAAAAACACCCCGCTGAGAAAAAACAAAAACTGAAAACAATCGCTCTCGAACCCAAACTTAAACCTGGCGCTGAACCAGAAATCATTATTGAAGCGCCCGAAATCACCGGCGAAGAAATTGTCGAAGATAAGTCGCCAGTGCCTGCCGCTGACGTTGAGTCCAAGACGCCCACTGACCCGGAAGAGGTCATTCGTAGGGAAATTCAAAAACTCAAACAAAAACAGAAAAAAGCCAGCGAGGCGTCAGAGCCAAAGAAAGACCAAGGGGGCCGTCGCCCTCAGCGCCCTCAGCGCCGCCAACAACAGCCAACCGGCCGCACCAGCCGGGGCAAGCGCGCCTGGAAGCGTGAAAAACGCGAACGCCTTGAAAATCAAATCGCGGCGGACGAGCAACGTCGGCAGAGAGACCTGACGGTCCTCAAAGTGCACGAAGCGACCACCCTGGCCGATATCGCCAACGGACTCAGCATCGACGCCAACGAACTGATTGGAAAACTGATTTCGCTGGGCGTGATGGCAGCCATCAACCAGCGCCTGGATGAAGACACGATTCAAATCATCGCCGAAGAATACGGCTTTGAAGTCGAAAAAGTTGACCTGTCCGGCATCGACGTCTTCAGCCAAATGTGGGAAAACGACGTGGTCGAAGAACGGCGCGTCAAACGTCCGCCAGTCGTTACCATCATGGGCCACGTTGACCACGGCAAGACGAAATTACTCGACGCCGTGCGCAAAACCGACGTGGTTTCGCAAGAAGCAGGCGGCATCACTCAGCACATCGGCGCATACCATGTCCAAACCAAAGCGGGCGAAGTGGTCTTTCTCGACACCCCCGGTCACGCTGCGTTTACCGCGATGCGCGCCCGCGGCGCCATGGTGACCGACATCGTTATCCTGGTGGTCTCTGCGGTGGAAGGCGTCATGCCGCAGACCATCGAAGCGCTTCACCACGCCAAGGCGGCGGGCGTTCCGATCATTGTCGCAATCAACAAAATTGATCTTGAAAACGCCAACTTGGATCGCGTCAAAAAACAATTATCCGAAAAAGGCCTGCTCGCAGAAGACTGGGGCGGCGACGCTATCGTAGCGCCCATCTCAGCCATTACCGGCGAAGGCGTTAATGATTTACTGGACAGCATAATTCTGCAATCTGAAATGATGGAACTCAAAGCCGATCCCGAATGCCGTGGACGCGGCGCCATCGTCGAAGGCCGACTTGAGCAGGGACGCGGCGCAGTTGCCACGCTATTGATTCAGCAAGGCACCATCCGCGTAGGCGATCCATTTGTTTCGGGCGTCTATTCAGGCCGCGTGCGCGCCATGATGAATGACAAGGGCGAGCCGATTGAATCGGCCGGGCCTTCGATGCCGGTTGAAATTCTCGGCCTTGAGAAAGTCCCCAGCGCGGGCGACCCGTTCCAGGTCGTGTCTGACGACTCGCAAGCGAAACAAATCAGCGCCCGTTTGATGCAAATTCAGCGCGAGCGCGAATTACGCCAGCAGCATAAAGTCACGCTGGAAGACCTGCACCTGCAAATTCAATCCGGTGAAGTTAAAGACCTGCGCGTCATCGTTAAAGGCGACGTGCACGGTTCCGTCGACGCCCTGTGCGACAGCTTAATGAAGATCGAAAGCGACAAAGTGCGCGTCGAAATTCTTCACAACGGCGTGGGCGCCATATCCGAATCGGACATCATGCTGGCCTCAGCGTCAAACGCCATCATTATTGGCTTTAATGTTCAGCCGCACCCCAATGTGCGCGACCTGGCCAAATCAGAACACGTAGACATCAACACCTATCGCGTCATTTACGAAGTCGTAGACGATATACGCAAAGCCATGACGGGTATGCTCGACAAGACCTTCGTCGAGAAAATCATGGGACGCGGAGAAATTCGCGAAGTCTTCCGCCTGTCGAAAGGCCTTTCAATCGCGGGTTCGTATGTGCAAGAAGGCCTGTTGCAACGCAACGCCCGCTGTCGGTTGCTGCGCGACTCTGTCATTGTTCATGAAGGCAAACTCACGTCGCTCAAGCGCTTTAAAGAAGACGCCCGCGAAGTGAAATTCGGCATGGAGTGTGGAGTCGGCTTTGAACGCTTTAACGACGTTCGCGTAGGCGACGTGGTAGAATGTTACCAGGTCGAAGAGGTGGCGGCGACGTTGTAA
- the nusA gene encoding transcription termination factor NusA, with the protein MSKEVLDIITRISLERNIPVQTLQDALEAALISASKKMLPDDVEVVEAELDRESGEFRIYANMEVVEELEDEFTEILLEEARKYVDDVSVGEFLVIDVTPEDFGRIAAQSAKQVITQRIREAEREIIFDKYKNRTGDLVVGTVQRYEKGNVIVDLGNAEAVLPNREQPQGERYRFGDRIKAVIADIRKSSKDAQIILSRNSAELVLKLFEQEVAEIKDGIVSIRLIAREPGKRTKIAVLSSDSDVDPVGACVGMKGSRVQMVVQELRGERIDIIEYSDDRQRFVANAMKPANIESVELDNENNRALLVVQDDELALSIGKNGLNAKLASQLTKCEIDIITESQLNARELQAKKELASIPALIEQSKLIDALLVKGIISRRDILSAGLEKLTDIDGIDEELAETILQEARDLIGKPIEVKSDDKDDSDASPDLVDEDADEDEDESGEGETPEDESDAKDAQAEAEEETPVA; encoded by the coding sequence ATGTCTAAAGAAGTGTTGGACATAATTACACGGATTAGCCTAGAGCGAAACATCCCCGTACAAACGCTCCAGGACGCGCTTGAAGCTGCGCTGATTTCCGCTTCAAAAAAAATGCTTCCTGACGATGTTGAAGTCGTCGAAGCCGAACTCGACCGCGAAAGCGGCGAGTTTCGTATTTACGCCAACATGGAAGTCGTCGAAGAACTCGAAGACGAATTCACCGAAATTTTACTGGAAGAAGCCCGTAAATACGTTGACGATGTTTCGGTAGGCGAATTTCTCGTCATCGACGTCACCCCCGAAGACTTTGGCCGCATCGCGGCGCAAAGCGCCAAACAAGTCATTACACAACGCATCCGCGAAGCAGAACGCGAAATCATCTTTGATAAATACAAAAACCGCACCGGCGACTTGGTGGTGGGAACGGTTCAACGATACGAAAAAGGCAACGTGATCGTCGATCTTGGCAACGCGGAAGCCGTATTGCCCAACCGCGAACAGCCGCAAGGCGAACGCTACCGCTTTGGCGACCGCATCAAAGCCGTCATTGCCGATATCCGCAAATCATCCAAAGACGCCCAGATCATCCTGTCGCGTAATTCGGCTGAACTGGTACTAAAACTATTCGAGCAGGAAGTCGCCGAGATCAAAGACGGCATCGTTTCGATCCGCCTGATTGCGCGCGAACCAGGCAAGCGCACCAAAATTGCGGTGCTTTCTTCTGACAGCGACGTCGACCCGGTCGGCGCCTGCGTTGGTATGAAAGGCTCCCGCGTACAGATGGTGGTGCAAGAACTACGCGGCGAACGCATTGATATCATTGAATATAGCGACGACAGACAACGCTTCGTCGCCAACGCAATGAAACCCGCGAATATTGAAAGCGTCGAACTCGACAATGAAAACAACCGCGCATTGTTAGTCGTTCAAGACGACGAACTCGCCCTGTCGATCGGCAAAAACGGTTTGAACGCAAAATTGGCCTCCCAATTAACCAAGTGCGAAATCGACATCATTACCGAGTCGCAACTCAATGCGCGTGAACTGCAAGCCAAAAAAGAACTGGCTTCGATTCCAGCGCTGATTGAGCAAAGCAAATTGATTGATGCGTTGCTGGTTAAAGGCATCATCAGCCGTCGCGACATTCTCAGCGCCGGGCTAGAAAAACTGACTGACATCGACGGCATCGACGAAGAACTCGCCGAGACCATACTGCAAGAAGCCCGCGACTTGATCGGCAAACCCATCGAAGTAAAAAGCGATGACAAAGACGACAGCGACGCCTCGCCTGATCTTGTGGATGAAGACGCGGATGAAGACGAAGACGAATCTGGAGAAGGCGAAACGCCCGAAGATGAGAGCGACGCCAAAGACGCACAAGCAGAAGCAGAAGAAGAAACTCCAGTTGCGTAG
- a CDS encoding prepilin-type N-terminal cleavage/methylation domain-containing protein codes for MKMKQYTRRRAFTLIELLIVVAIIGILAAIAVPNFLNAITRSKVARVQADLKSIYTAVELYRMERVDYPAAPVFAGLRLYNFSERLKVLTTPTAYIADIPKDPFPHQSKFEFDTTADLRKIAPGADSYGYFRSDFSGHNGNYYFGTNKWMATSSGPDGYIQYLGYFPETETQAEELCSLCSIDVPFVELQAVQYNPSNGVTSAGEIIRWGMR; via the coding sequence ATGAAAATGAAACAATATACAAGAAGACGCGCTTTCACCTTAATCGAACTACTGATCGTCGTGGCGATCATTGGAATCCTGGCGGCGATTGCTGTTCCAAATTTTTTAAACGCGATTACGAGGTCAAAAGTCGCGCGCGTTCAGGCCGACCTCAAGTCGATTTATACAGCCGTTGAACTCTACCGCATGGAGCGGGTCGATTATCCTGCGGCGCCAGTATTTGCGGGATTGCGCTTGTACAACTTTAGCGAACGCCTCAAAGTATTGACCACGCCGACCGCATATATCGCAGACATTCCCAAAGACCCGTTTCCACATCAAAGCAAATTTGAATTCGACACCACAGCCGACCTGCGCAAAATTGCGCCCGGTGCGGATTCATACGGCTATTTCCGTTCCGATTTTTCCGGCCATAACGGCAATTATTATTTTGGGACCAACAAATGGATGGCGACCTCAAGCGGGCCGGACGGATATATCCAATATCTGGGCTATTTCCCTGAAACCGAGACCCAGGCGGAAGAACTCTGTTCGCTTTGCAGCATCGACGTGCCGTTTGTCGAGTTGCAAGCGGTGCAATATAATCCCAGCAACGGCGTCACCAGCGCGGGCGAAATCATCCGCTGGGGCATGAGGTGA